The following coding sequences are from one Collimonas arenae window:
- a CDS encoding tetratricopeptide repeat protein, which yields MAFDLDEQEQLATLKDWWKKYGNLTTWVLIIALGAYAGWSGWNYYQRSQALQASQLYDELQKAVTAKDTAKVQRAAADIQQKFGRTAYAGMAALSAAKVAFDANDLNGAKEQLQWAVDHGADEDYRALARVRLAGILLDQKAYDDGLKVLAADVPAPFASAVADRKGDILVAQNKLDDARVAYQLALDKMDSKNPGRQLIQLKLDAIGGAPAKAAA from the coding sequence ATGGCATTCGATCTCGACGAACAGGAACAACTGGCAACGCTTAAGGATTGGTGGAAGAAATACGGCAACCTGACGACCTGGGTGCTGATTATCGCCCTGGGCGCATACGCAGGCTGGTCCGGCTGGAATTATTACCAGCGCAGCCAGGCCTTGCAGGCGTCGCAACTGTATGACGAATTGCAAAAAGCGGTAACCGCCAAGGACACAGCCAAGGTCCAGCGCGCAGCTGCAGATATCCAGCAGAAATTTGGTCGCACTGCTTATGCCGGCATGGCAGCACTGTCGGCTGCCAAGGTTGCGTTTGACGCCAACGACCTGAACGGCGCCAAAGAGCAATTGCAATGGGCGGTCGATCATGGCGCCGACGAAGACTATCGTGCGCTTGCGCGCGTACGCCTGGCCGGCATTTTGCTGGACCAAAAGGCCTACGATGATGGCTTGAAGGTGTTGGCCGCAGACGTTCCCGCGCCTTTCGCCAGTGCCGTAGCCGATCGTAAAGGCGATATCCTGGTTGCGCAGAACAAGCTCGACGATGCGCGCGTTGCCTATCAGCTGGCGTTGGACAAGATGGATAGTAAAAATCCTGGTCGGCAATTGATTCAATTAAAACTTGATGCGATTGGCGGCGCTCCAGCCAAAGCCGCAGCCTGA
- the ispG gene encoding flavodoxin-dependent (E)-4-hydroxy-3-methylbut-2-enyl-diphosphate synthase — MSHMNLPIGSGPSVRRVSRSAAVSYGERKILVGGGAPVVVQSMTNTDTADAIGTAIQIKDLARAGSELVRITVNNPEAAAAVPAIREQLDKMGIDVPLVGDFHYNGHTLLNDYPECAQALSKYRINPGNVGKGAKRDTQFAQMIEIACKYDKPVRIGVNWGSLDQALLARIMDENALRSQPWPAQAVMYEALVTSAIENAQRAEELGLGADRIILSCKVSGVQDLIAVYRELARRCDYPLHLGLTEAGMGSKGIVASTAALSVLLQEGIGDTIRISLTPEPGGDRTKEVVVGQEILQTMGLRKFAPMVIACPGCGRTTSTVFQDLADKIQTYLRDQMPVWKKEYPGVESMNVAVMGCIVNGPGESKHANIGISLPGTGESPAAPVFIDGEKKLTLRGDRIAEEFQAVVLEYVKSHYGHAVA, encoded by the coding sequence ATGTCGCACATGAATCTACCGATCGGCTCCGGCCCAAGCGTGCGGCGCGTCAGTCGCAGTGCGGCGGTTAGCTATGGTGAACGCAAGATACTGGTTGGCGGCGGTGCACCTGTTGTAGTGCAGTCGATGACCAATACCGATACTGCCGATGCGATCGGCACCGCGATCCAGATCAAGGACCTGGCGCGCGCCGGTTCAGAGCTGGTGCGCATCACCGTGAATAATCCGGAAGCGGCCGCTGCGGTGCCGGCAATTCGCGAGCAACTCGACAAGATGGGCATTGATGTGCCGCTGGTCGGCGATTTCCATTACAACGGCCATACGCTGTTGAATGATTATCCGGAGTGCGCCCAGGCGCTGTCGAAATACCGCATCAATCCGGGAAATGTCGGCAAGGGCGCCAAGCGCGACACGCAGTTTGCGCAAATGATCGAAATCGCCTGCAAGTATGACAAACCGGTGCGTATCGGCGTTAACTGGGGCAGCCTGGACCAGGCGTTGTTGGCGCGGATCATGGACGAGAATGCCTTGCGCAGCCAACCGTGGCCGGCACAGGCAGTGATGTATGAAGCATTGGTGACTTCTGCCATCGAGAATGCGCAACGTGCCGAGGAGTTGGGGTTGGGCGCCGATCGCATCATCCTGTCCTGCAAGGTTTCCGGTGTTCAGGACCTGATTGCGGTGTATCGCGAACTGGCGCGTCGTTGCGATTATCCGTTGCACCTAGGCCTGACCGAAGCGGGCATGGGCAGCAAGGGCATTGTTGCTTCGACGGCGGCATTGTCGGTGCTGTTGCAGGAGGGAATTGGCGATACGATCCGAATTTCGTTGACGCCTGAACCGGGCGGCGATCGGACCAAGGAAGTCGTCGTCGGGCAAGAGATTTTGCAAACCATGGGTTTGCGCAAGTTCGCGCCGATGGTGATTGCCTGCCCCGGCTGTGGGCGCACCACGTCGACTGTTTTCCAAGACCTGGCGGATAAGATACAGACGTATTTGCGCGACCAGATGCCGGTCTGGAAGAAGGAATATCCAGGCGTTGAAAGCATGAATGTGGCGGTGATGGGGTGCATCGTGAATGGCCCCGGCGAATCCAAACATGCCAATATCGGCATCAGTTTGCCCGGCACCGGCGAATCGCCGGCGGCGCCAGTGTTCATTGATGGCGAGAAGAAGCTGACCTTGCGCGGCGATCGGATTGCCGAAGAATTCCAGGCGGTGGTGCTGGAGTATGTGAAGAGCCATTATGGTCATGCAGTAGCTTGA
- a CDS encoding helix-turn-helix domain-containing protein gives MSESEQVKSVIVDEANAEAVPHEAISNSPASLGAQLASKREQLGWSVAEVASHLKLAPRQIDAIEADNYAALPTMVMTRGFIRSYAKLLGLDATVLLAQISPAAAPKDMPSVRHNQLSTPFSESRFSLMGRTKFAYKWLVIGAVLLLLLAVAIRLDLLPMVENALHASAERATAAAASSAAASGQASAELPLTPASAEAPAAQTASSATSTPAADAAVVSESAVNAAAATTAPAAVAGDNGNQLSLNFRQDSWVEIKRADNTVLISRLVKAGDSQSFDVTQPVSVTIGNLAGVDATLRGEPVDLKGSSKTNVARLTLK, from the coding sequence ATGAGTGAGTCGGAACAGGTGAAGTCGGTGATCGTCGATGAGGCAAATGCGGAAGCCGTTCCTCACGAAGCGATCAGTAATAGTCCGGCGTCACTCGGTGCGCAGCTGGCAAGCAAACGCGAACAGCTTGGTTGGTCGGTCGCAGAGGTGGCAAGCCATCTGAAGCTGGCGCCGCGCCAGATCGATGCGATCGAGGCCGACAATTACGCAGCATTGCCTACCATGGTAATGACGCGCGGTTTTATCCGTTCCTATGCAAAATTGCTGGGGTTGGACGCTACAGTTCTGTTGGCGCAGATTTCGCCAGCGGCTGCGCCTAAGGACATGCCGAGTGTCCGCCACAATCAGCTTTCGACACCTTTTTCAGAATCCCGTTTCAGTTTGATGGGACGTACCAAGTTTGCTTATAAATGGCTGGTAATAGGCGCCGTGCTGCTCTTGCTGCTGGCTGTCGCCATACGGCTGGATCTGTTGCCGATGGTCGAAAATGCGTTGCATGCATCTGCCGAAAGAGCTACTGCGGCAGCGGCATCGAGTGCTGCGGCCAGCGGTCAGGCCAGTGCTGAATTGCCGCTGACTCCTGCATCCGCAGAGGCGCCTGCTGCCCAGACAGCCTCAAGTGCGACATCGACGCCGGCTGCTGATGCAGCGGTTGTGTCTGAGTCGGCTGTCAATGCCGCTGCAGCGACTACGGCGCCGGCTGCAGTTGCCGGCGACAATGGCAATCAGTTGAGTCTGAATTTCAGGCAGGATTCGTGGGTTGAAATCAAGCGTGCCGATAACACGGTGCTGATTTCGCGCCTGGTAAAGGCGGGGGATTCGCAGTCGTTTGACGTGACACAGCCGGTCTCGGTGACTATCGGTAACCTGGCTGGCGTTGATGCTACGCTGCGTGGCGAACCGGTTGATTTGAAGGGCAGTTCGAAGACCAACGTGGCCCGGTTGACACTGAAGTAA
- the pilW gene encoding type IV pilus biogenesis/stability protein PilW yields MIEKISLKLGCWNRRIALAAGSLSLLGSLSGCANQPVGADNETGSRRELATSSDQTEAQRRAGIRLQLAVGYFGQGQLEVALDEIKQAVAADPELADAYSVRGLIYMDMGENRLADDNFQRALRLSPNNPDFANNYGWFLCQNGRAKESIVHFETALKSRAYQSPAKALTNAGVCSLKFNDTVAAERYLSQAFQFDASNPLTNANLAKLAYDRNDYERARFYIGLVLKTDVQNAEALWTAIKVERKLGDTAAEASLVTQLRRRFAGSPEFAAYQRGAFNE; encoded by the coding sequence GTGATAGAAAAAATCAGTCTAAAGCTTGGATGTTGGAATCGTCGTATCGCGCTGGCGGCAGGCTCTTTGTCATTGTTGGGTAGTTTGAGTGGTTGTGCGAATCAGCCGGTTGGCGCTGACAACGAAACCGGTTCGCGGCGCGAGCTGGCCACCAGTTCGGATCAGACTGAAGCGCAGCGGCGCGCCGGCATTCGTTTGCAATTGGCTGTCGGTTATTTCGGGCAGGGGCAATTGGAAGTGGCGCTTGATGAGATCAAGCAGGCCGTGGCGGCGGATCCGGAGCTAGCCGACGCCTATAGCGTGCGTGGCCTGATCTATATGGACATGGGTGAGAATCGCCTGGCCGATGACAATTTCCAGCGCGCGCTGCGACTATCCCCGAACAATCCGGACTTTGCCAATAACTACGGATGGTTTCTTTGTCAGAACGGTAGAGCCAAGGAATCGATAGTTCATTTCGAAACGGCATTGAAGAGCCGCGCTTACCAGTCGCCGGCAAAGGCGCTGACCAATGCCGGCGTCTGTAGCCTTAAATTCAATGACACGGTGGCGGCTGAGCGTTATCTGTCGCAGGCTTTCCAGTTTGATGCGAGCAATCCTCTGACCAATGCCAATCTGGCGAAATTGGCGTATGACCGCAACGATTATGAGCGCGCGCGGTTCTATATTGGCCTTGTATTGAAAACGGATGTGCAAAACGCGGAAGCGCTTTGGACGGCCATTAAAGTGGAGCGGAAATTGGGTGATACCGCTGCAGAAGCAAGTTTGGTAACCCAGTTGCGCCGTCGCTTTGCCGGCTCCCCGGAGTTTGCCGCCTATCAACGTGGAGCGTTTAATGAGTGA
- the hisS gene encoding histidine--tRNA ligase has translation MSENKKADKIIGVKGMNDVLPADAALWELFENTVESVLKSYGFQKIRTPIVEPTALFARGLGAVTDIVEKEMYSFTDSMNGDNLTLRPESTAGVVRAAIEHNLTYDGPKRLWYSGPMFRHERPQRGRYRQFHQVGAEALGFTGPDIDAELIMMCQRLWDDLGLQDVQLQLNSIGDAEERNRHRADLIAYFEKHQNLLDTDAQRRLHSNPLRILDTKNPTMQEMVNGAPQLLDYLGEESRAHFEGVQKILNHNNIPFTINPRLVRGMDYYNRTVFEWVTDQLGSQGTVCGGGRYDPLVEMFGGKPTPACGFAMGVERLLELMRANGEQAVRNECDVYLVHQGEAAQLQSFVLAERLRNAGLDVVLHCASANAGGSFKSQMKRADASGAAYAIIIGEDEVANQTATVKTLRADGDGGNNAEKASAGNQSVVPFDAVSDYLVDQIVGNDDHDHGDHQHIHYHH, from the coding sequence ATGTCTGAAAATAAGAAGGCCGATAAAATCATCGGCGTAAAAGGTATGAACGATGTCCTGCCCGCCGATGCGGCGCTGTGGGAATTGTTCGAGAACACCGTCGAGTCGGTGCTGAAAAGCTACGGCTTTCAAAAGATACGCACGCCAATCGTCGAGCCGACTGCGTTGTTTGCACGCGGCCTGGGTGCTGTCACCGACATCGTCGAAAAGGAAATGTATTCGTTCACTGATTCGATGAACGGCGACAACCTGACCCTGCGTCCGGAAAGTACCGCAGGCGTCGTACGCGCCGCGATCGAACACAACCTGACCTATGATGGCCCCAAGCGGCTCTGGTACAGCGGCCCCATGTTCCGCCACGAGCGTCCGCAGCGCGGGCGCTACCGCCAGTTTCACCAGGTCGGCGCGGAAGCCCTTGGATTTACCGGTCCGGACATCGACGCAGAACTGATCATGATGTGCCAGCGCTTGTGGGATGATCTTGGACTGCAGGACGTGCAACTGCAATTGAACTCGATCGGCGACGCCGAAGAGCGCAATCGCCATCGCGCCGACCTGATCGCGTATTTTGAAAAGCACCAGAATTTGCTCGACACCGACGCGCAACGACGCCTGCACAGCAATCCGCTGCGCATCCTCGACACCAAGAATCCAACCATGCAGGAAATGGTCAACGGCGCGCCGCAACTGCTCGACTACCTGGGTGAGGAATCGCGCGCGCACTTCGAAGGCGTGCAAAAGATACTGAACCATAACAACATCCCGTTCACGATCAACCCGCGCCTGGTGCGCGGCATGGACTATTACAATCGCACCGTGTTCGAGTGGGTCACCGACCAGCTCGGTTCGCAAGGGACGGTATGCGGCGGCGGACGTTACGATCCGCTGGTCGAAATGTTCGGCGGCAAGCCAACGCCGGCCTGCGGTTTTGCGATGGGCGTCGAGCGCTTGTTGGAACTGATGCGCGCTAACGGCGAACAGGCCGTGCGCAACGAATGCGACGTTTATCTGGTGCATCAGGGCGAGGCGGCGCAGCTGCAATCGTTCGTGCTGGCGGAACGTTTGCGCAATGCCGGGCTGGATGTTGTGCTACATTGCGCCTCGGCCAATGCCGGCGGCAGTTTCAAATCGCAGATGAAGCGCGCAGATGCCAGTGGTGCGGCATATGCCATCATCATCGGCGAGGATGAAGTCGCTAACCAGACTGCGACCGTCAAGACCTTGCGGGCCGATGGCGATGGTGGCAACAATGCCGAAAAAGCTAGTGCCGGCAACCAAAGTGTCGTACCGTTCGACGCGGTCAGCGATTATCTGGTCGATCAGATCGTTGGCAACGACGACCATGACCACGGCGATCATCAACATATTCACTATCATCACTAA